A genomic stretch from Mesoplodon densirostris isolate mMesDen1 chromosome 3, mMesDen1 primary haplotype, whole genome shotgun sequence includes:
- the SNCB gene encoding beta-synuclein isoform X4 has protein sequence MDVFMKGLSMAKEGVVAAAEKTKQGVTEAAEKTKEGVLYVGSKTREGVVQGVASVAEKTKEQASHLGGAVFSGAGNIAAATGLVKKEEFPTDLKEEYREYEPEA, from the exons ATGGACGTGTTCATGAAGGGCCTGTCCATGGCCAAGGAGGGCGTCGTGGCCGCCGCGGAGAAAACCAAGCAGGGGGTCACCGAGGCCGCGGAGAAGACCAAGGAGGGTGTCCTCTACGTTG GAAGCAAGACCCGAGAGGGGGTTGTACAAGGAGTGGCCTCAG TGGCTGAGAAAACCAAGGAGCAGGCATCTCATCTGGGAGGAGCCGTGTTCTCTGGGGCTGGGAATATCGCAGCAGCCACAGGCCTGGTGAAGAAGGAGGAATTTCCCACCGATCTGAAG GAGGAGTATCGGGAGTATGAGCCAGAGGCGTAA
- the SNCB gene encoding beta-synuclein isoform X3 encodes MDVFMKGLSMAKEGVVAAAEKTKQGVTEAAEKTKEGVLYVVAEKTKEQASHLGGAVFSGAGNIAAATGLVKKEEFPTDLKPEEVAQEAAEEPLIEPLMEPEGESYEEPPQEEYREYEPEA; translated from the exons ATGGACGTGTTCATGAAGGGCCTGTCCATGGCCAAGGAGGGCGTCGTGGCCGCCGCGGAGAAAACCAAGCAGGGGGTCACCGAGGCCGCGGAGAAGACCAAGGAGGGTGTCCTCTACGTTG TGGCTGAGAAAACCAAGGAGCAGGCATCTCATCTGGGAGGAGCCGTGTTCTCTGGGGCTGGGAATATCGCAGCAGCCACAGGCCTGGTGAAGAAGGAGGAATTTCCCACCGATCTGAAG CCAGAGGAAGTGGCCCAGGAAGCTGCAGAGGAGCCGCTGATTGAGCCTCTGATGGAGCCAGAAGGGGAGAGTTATGAGGAACCGCCCCAG GAGGAGTATCGGGAGTATGAGCCAGAGGCGTAA
- the SNCB gene encoding beta-synuclein isoform X2, with protein MDVFMKGLSMAKEGVVAAAEKTKQGVTEAAEKTKEGVLYVGSKTREGVVQGVASVAEKTKEQASHLGGAVFSGAGNIAAATGLVKKEEFPTDLKEAAEEPLIEPLMEPEGESYEEPPQEEYREYEPEA; from the exons ATGGACGTGTTCATGAAGGGCCTGTCCATGGCCAAGGAGGGCGTCGTGGCCGCCGCGGAGAAAACCAAGCAGGGGGTCACCGAGGCCGCGGAGAAGACCAAGGAGGGTGTCCTCTACGTTG GAAGCAAGACCCGAGAGGGGGTTGTACAAGGAGTGGCCTCAG TGGCTGAGAAAACCAAGGAGCAGGCATCTCATCTGGGAGGAGCCGTGTTCTCTGGGGCTGGGAATATCGCAGCAGCCACAGGCCTGGTGAAGAAGGAGGAATTTCCCACCGATCTGAAG GAAGCTGCAGAGGAGCCGCTGATTGAGCCTCTGATGGAGCCAGAAGGGGAGAGTTATGAGGAACCGCCCCAG GAGGAGTATCGGGAGTATGAGCCAGAGGCGTAA
- the SNCB gene encoding beta-synuclein isoform X1 has product MDVFMKGLSMAKEGVVAAAEKTKQGVTEAAEKTKEGVLYVGSKTREGVVQGVASVAEKTKEQASHLGGAVFSGAGNIAAATGLVKKEEFPTDLKPEEVAQEAAEEPLIEPLMEPEGESYEEPPQEEYREYEPEA; this is encoded by the exons ATGGACGTGTTCATGAAGGGCCTGTCCATGGCCAAGGAGGGCGTCGTGGCCGCCGCGGAGAAAACCAAGCAGGGGGTCACCGAGGCCGCGGAGAAGACCAAGGAGGGTGTCCTCTACGTTG GAAGCAAGACCCGAGAGGGGGTTGTACAAGGAGTGGCCTCAG TGGCTGAGAAAACCAAGGAGCAGGCATCTCATCTGGGAGGAGCCGTGTTCTCTGGGGCTGGGAATATCGCAGCAGCCACAGGCCTGGTGAAGAAGGAGGAATTTCCCACCGATCTGAAG CCAGAGGAAGTGGCCCAGGAAGCTGCAGAGGAGCCGCTGATTGAGCCTCTGATGGAGCCAGAAGGGGAGAGTTATGAGGAACCGCCCCAG GAGGAGTATCGGGAGTATGAGCCAGAGGCGTAA